Proteins encoded together in one Styela clava chromosome 12, kaStyClav1.hap1.2, whole genome shotgun sequence window:
- the LOC120330341 gene encoding uncharacterized protein LOC120330341 produces the protein MPDISAASSILADSNINIDLKLEAAECRRHGYILTGKFLGQGAYAKVYLGHATQARVNSNAKLWNAAQPGQKDLKVAIKIICADSAPKVYISKFLPREIATMNRCYKHMNVLQLYDIFATVKRVYLVLEFATAGDLLTYINRCCAKNSPHCVPENIARSMFTEISAGLRFIHRRGIAHRDLKCENLLLTNGTSIRLSDFGFAIDTSDKLDLLKTHCGSYAYASPEILRQQKYDGKMADLWSLGVVLFAMVNGGLPFKESDAKAVLTAMKKPVYFKNHLSTECKELIRGLLRIKPQKRLSIDEVLCHPWVTKFQHPDNSVALQIPSPNPHISHQKFTAIGDMTKGDKDEYESQFDDPKNVSQYLCNKMKPSRMAKANKLQNITDKSKSLCKEWTMSDSENMPGRPENKESSNVAKDIIDLVPKQTETTKYFPPSELGSIHVPKYNSPTEESVHRPQMQRKIVGIQPDNLITVETKANVQKSESTANKPTPIGGITVTTLQPPLQKEPVKPIPVPMQRRKMDDYSYHQRAWMSSRGDCNSPAAVMTSGKTSTARETASPNVINIRIDQVVELNSKTYTEFQRVNQKTIGLKGKSKSAKTGIKEKFTDIVKFKQDADKKNNKHISGQSNKGKLKPLSPENKKSKSPLSKSVKKSPETMTFVNLPDKNKDSVTECGLSSGGKVKAKSTSPRQAKCGKGKERRDTGTILKQKRSNSQTHQNKDKPSTGSQQPSENVQQKTSENNKSQRIVVTTTNHQLTATHCQPTTPSIHVARTKLPCKISVKCASPVKYLSSNKIREHSEPTDKVVSTSPTHDRYGRRIQVRPFSRKLKGIGAGEWCRPQEKTMVKKFADLPQNDHPNPADAGQLPTKYQEAFERCMNPQELLSYKVRRGDYGHGAYIRKEKGSSRLLYAKNPIGYGYLPTDHPEYQMKLEHGWKQKSSQTSRMYDVDYTNPRSPTRDYTSPNPGQDSGESSRLLYKRLQKPRRSINALKQICEQIQPSTKTRRNFLPSPSTGLTIRKHNTDLFNTDSKHPQKQQRVVLKLHKS, from the exons ATGCCGGATATTAGTGCGGCTTCTAGCATATTAGCcgattcaaatataaatattgatcTGAAATTAGAAGCGGCAGAATGTCGCCGTCATGGATATATTCTTACTGGAAAATTTTTAGGCCAAGGAGCATATGCTAAGGTGTACTTAGGTCATGCAACTCAAGCTAGGGTCAACTCCAACGCAAAACTTTGGAATGCGGCACAACCAGGTCAGAAAGACTTGAAG GTCgcaatcaaaataatttgtgCCGATTCTGCGCCGAAAGTTTATATATCGAAATTTTTGCCAAGAGAAATCGCAACTATGAATCGATGTTACAAACATATGAATGTG CTTCAACTATACGATATATTTGCAACAGTCAAAAGAGTGTATTTAGTCCTGGAATTTGCTACCGCTGGGGATTTGCTGACGTATATAAACCGATGTTGTGCTAAGAATTCACCTCACTGCGTTCCAGAGAACATTGCAAGATCGATGTTTACTGAAATATCAGCAGGATTGCGCTTTATCCATCGAAGAGGAATCGCACACAG AGATCTCAAATGTGAAAATTTGTTATTAACTAATGGAACATCCATACGATTAAGTGATTTTGGATTTGCCATCGATACAAGTGACAAGTTAGATTTATTAAAAACACATTGCGGAAGTTACGCTTATGCCTCACCGGAAATACTTCGCCAACAGAAGTACGATGGGAAAATGGCAGACCTTTGGAGTTT aGGCGTCGTACTATTCGCGATGGTAAACGGAGGACTACCATTCAAAGAATCGGATGCAAAGGCCGTTTTAACAGCCATGAAAAAACCTGTATACTTCAAAAATCATTTATCAACAG AATGCAAGGAACTTATCCGTGGATTGTTAAGAATTAAACCACAGAAGAGATTGTCAATTGACGAAGTATTATGTCATCCATGGgtaacaaaatttcaacatCCGGACAATTCTGTTGCTTTACAG ATTCCTTCGCCCAATCCACACATTAGTCATCAGAAATTTACTGCCATTGGTGACATGACGAAAGGCGATAAAGATGAATATGAAT CTCAGTTTGACGATCCCAAAAACGTATCCCAGTATTTATGCAACAAAATGAAGCCCAGTAGGATGGCAAAAGCGAACAAACTTCAGAACATCACTGATAAAAGCAAAAGTTTATGTAAAGAATGGACAATGTCTGATTCCGAGAATATGCCTGGTCGCCCGGAAAATAAAGAATCTTCAAATGTAGCGAAAGATATTATCGATCTTGTTCCAAAGCAAACAGAAACCACGAAATACTTCCCACCATCGGAGTTAGGGTCAATACATGTTCCAAAGTATAATTCCCCGACAGAAGAAAGCGTCCATCGTCCGCAAATGCAAAGGAAGATCGTCGGAATACAACCAGATAACTTAATCACTGTTGAAACTAAAGCAAATGTCCAAAAAAGTGAATCAACAGCGAATAAACCTACACCAATTGGAG GTATCACGGTCACGACACTACAACCACCATTACAAAAAGAACCAGTCAAGCCCATTCCGGTGCCGATGCAAAGGCGAAAAATGGATGATTATTCTTACCATCAGAGAGCTTGGATGTCGAGTAGAGGTGATTGTAATAGCCCGGCTGCTGTAATGACCTCCGGGAAAACATCAACTGCGCGAGAGACCGCATCTCCGAATGTCATAAACATCAGAATAGATCAAGTTGTAGAATTGAATTCGAAAACATATACAGAATTTCAAAGAGTAAATCAG AAAACAATAGGTTTGAAGGGAAAATCAAAAAGCGCAAAAACCGGGATCAAAGAAAAGTTCACAGATATTGTAAAATTCAAACAAGATGCCgacaagaaaaacaacaaacatatTTCAGGGCAATCAAACAAAGGCAAGCTGAAGCCGTTGTCAccagaaaacaaaaaatccaaATCCCCATTATCAAAGTCTGTTAAAAAATCACCCGAAACAATGACGTTTGTAAATCTTCCGGATAAAAACAAAGACAGTGTAACAGAATGCGGTCTGTCTTCTGGCGGTAAAGTTAAAGCCAAATCCACATCTCCGAGACAGGCGAAGTGCGGCAAAGGTAAAGAACGTCGTGACACTGGtacaatattaaaacaaaagagATCGAATTCTCAAACACATCAAAATAAAGATAAGCC TTCAACAGGTAGTCAGCAGCCATCAGAAAATGTTCAACAGAAAACCTCCGAGAATAACAAGTCACAGCGCATTGTTGTTACCACAACAAATCACCAGTTAACTGCAACCCACTGCCAGCCTACAACTCCGTCGATACACGTAGCAAGAACTAAGCTTCCATGTAAAATTTCTGTCAAATGTGCTTCGCCTGTAAAGTATCTTTCATCCAATAAGATTCGCGAACATTCGGAACCAACAGATAAAGTTGTTTCTACATCGCCCACTCACGATCGCTATGGTAGGAGAATTCAAGTCCGACCATTCTCTCGGAAATTAAAAGGTATCGGTGCTGGAGAATGGTGCAGGCCCCAAGAAAAAACTATGGTGAAAAAATTTGCTGATTTGCCGCAAAATGATCATCCGAATCCCGCAGATGCCGGACAGCTCCCAACAAAATACCAGGAAGCGTTTGAACGTTGTATGAATCCACAGGAACTTTTGAGTTATAAAGTACGACGAGGGGATTATGGACATGGTGCTTACATCCGAAAAGAGAAAGGTTCCTCTCGACTGCTGTATGCTAAAAATCCGATCGGATATGGATACCTTCCCACCGATCATCCAGAATACCAAATGAAGCTG GAACATGGATGGAAGCAAAAAAGTTCACAAACTAGTAGAATGTACGACGTTGACTACACTAATCCGCGATCACCAACTCGAGATTACACGTCTCCAAATCCTGGACAAGACAGCGGAGAATCGAGCAGACTTCTCTATAAACGTCTTCAGAAACCTCGAAGATCAATCAATGCTTTGAAGCAAATTTGTGAACAGATTCAACCTTCTACGAAGACCAGAAGAAATTTTCTGCCTTCACCCTCGACTGGACTGACAATACGTAAACACAACACAGACTTGTTTAACACCGATTCGAAACACCCGCAGAAACAACAGAGAGTTGTATTGAAACTGCATAAGAGTTGA
- the LOC120330264 gene encoding uncharacterized protein LOC120330264: MASSSSKMTRRTNNFSSNNSARSFMINDILQNRKNPEKGSKDFTSCGDIHSRFQLGRKNPYNNPYNFIPTNRMRPGFLFSDLFNPSAANIPIPCANRINPFFKIGMNFPPGDNGFLLNRAAELMSANCVIPPLSVPFPMHGTYDHPHLNMYMRNRFFNLSDVGSVGSRKCRRSRTVFSELQLMALEERFKQQKYLSTPDRMELAEALGLTQLQVKTWYQNRRMKWKKQVQNKEERNKSSEDGRGVAKVEAPSSPDTSAMPTIFKQTTQADYPVDYEPELGKVSSMTDSISFNSGIPSRNTKMSQSRRFVGFPPFSDTSSAKK, encoded by the exons ATGGCATCATCTTCTAGCAAGATGACTCGACGAACAAACAATTTCAGCAGTAATAATAGCGCAAGGTCTTTTATGATAAACGATATTTTACAAAATCGGAAAAATCCGGAAAAGGGAAGCAAg gATTTTACATCATGTGGAGATATTCATTCTCGTTTTCAGCTCGGAAGAAAGAATCCCTATAATAACCCTTACAATTTCATACCTACGAATCGTATGCGACCGGGATTCTTGTTTTCCGATTTATTTAATCCTTCTGCAGCAAATATCCCAATTCCCTGTGCGAATAGAATCAatccattttttaaaattgggaTGAATTTTCCACCTGGCGACAACGGATTTCTTCTAAACCGAG CTGCAGAATTAATGTCAGCCAATTGTGTTATACCACCTCTTTCCGTCCCATTTCCTATGCATGGTACATACGATCATCCTCATCTTAATATGTACATGAGAAACAGATTTTTTAATCTGTCAGATGTTGGAAGTGTTGGATCCCGCAAATGTAGAAG GAGCAGAACCGTTTTTAGCGAGCTGCAACTTATGGCTTTAGAAGAAAGAttcaaacaacaaaaatatcttTCGACTCCTGATAGAATGGAACTTGCAGAAGCTCTTGGTTTAACTCAACTTCAAGTTAAAACCTGGTATCAGAATAGGAGAATGAAATGGAAAAAACAG GTACAAAATAAAGAAGAACGAAATAAATCATCGGAAGATGGGAGAGGGGTCGCAAAAGTGGAAGCTCCCAGCAGTCCGGACACTTCAGCAATGCCGACGATATTCAAACAAACCACGCAAGCCGATTATCCGGTAGATTATGAACCCGAGCTAGGCAAAGTCTCATCAATGACCGATTCAATTAGTTTCAATTCTGGCATTCCAAGCAGAAATACTAAAATGTCTCAAAGTAGACGTTTTGTGGGATTTCCGCCGTTTTCGGACACTTCATCGGCCAAAAAATAG